One part of the Raphanus sativus cultivar WK10039 chromosome 7, ASM80110v3, whole genome shotgun sequence genome encodes these proteins:
- the LOC108814496 gene encoding glutathione S-transferase DHAR3, chloroplastic, which produces MISLRFQPSTAVVLSASVSRAGFIKRCGLTKPRRTARFGTMAMAAAPLEICVKASITTPNKLGDCPFCQRVLLTMEEKHVPYDMKMVDLSNKPEWFLQISAEGKVPVVKFDEKWVPDSDVITQTLEDKYPEPPLATPLERASVGSKIFSTFIGFLKSKDSGDGTEQVLLDELSTFNNYLKENGPYINGEKISAADLSLTPKLYHLKIALGHFKNWSVPDSLPFLKSYMENVFSRESFKNTEAQTEDVIAGWRPKVMG; this is translated from the exons atgATAAGCCTTAGGTTTCAACCAAGCACCGCCGTTGTTCTGTCGGCGTCAGTCAGCCGCGCCGGATTTATCAAGCGATGCGGTTTGACTAAACCGAGAAGAACCGCCCGGTTCGGAACGATGGCTATGGCGGCTGCTCCGCTCGAAATCTGCGTCAAAGCTTCCATCACCACACCCAACAAGCTCGGAGACT GCCCTTTTTGCCAAAGGGTGTTGTTGACTATGGAGGAGAAGCATGTACCTTATGACATGAAAATGGTGGATTTGAGTAACAAGCCTGAGTG GTTCTTGCAAATTAGTGCAGAAGGTAAAGTTCCAGTGGTGAAGTTTGATGAGAAATGGGTTCCGGATTCTGATGTCATAACACAAACTTTGGAAGACAAGTACCCTGAGCCTCCTCTAGCAACTCCACTCGAAAGGGCTTCAGT TGGGTCAAAGATCTTCTCCACGTTTATCGGTTTTCTCAAGAGCAAAGATTCAGGAGATGGAACTGAGCAAGTGTTACTAGATGAGCTTAGTACATTCAACAattatctcaaagaaaat GGACCTTACATAAACGGAGAGAAAATCTCAGCAGCTGATTTGTCCTTGACACCAAAGTTATACCACTTGAAGATTGCACTGGGACATTTCAAGAACTGGTCTGTTCCAGATTCACTTCCTTTCCTTAAATCCTACATGGAG AATGTGTTCTCGAGGGAATCATTCAAGAATACAGAGGCGCAAACAGAGGATGTGATTGCTGGTTGGAGACCAAAGGTGATGGGTTGA
- the LOC108815829 gene encoding WEB family protein At5g16730, chloroplastic, translated as MASKTKTSLSETTPGKSSPSTPRVAKLSRAVNKSETSSPSSRLPLDRSSPSSKSSSVERRSPKVPTPPEKTQARAAAAKGSEPPTRSTLTQIKEDLKKANERISSLEKEKAKALDELKEAQKEAAEAALKLDDALKAQKESSEIERFQAVEAGIDAARKKEEELKKELEDVKNQHASDSAALVSVTHELEKVNEALAAADEAKSKALSRADDSSKTAEIHAEKVEILSSELTRLKALLDSTREKKEITGGSEVVARLEEEIVVLKRDLEKARRFEDEVKEQEMVIEKLNVDLEAAKTGESRAHSSSKEWKSKTEELEEQLKEANKLEKSASLSLDSATKQLEVSNGKLHDAESEITNLKEKIVTLETTAAKQKDDLEETEKRLSSAEAEVERLKKELETAEEEKNRALDKEQDASLNVQRLLEQRKKLLADLESSKEEEEKSKKAMESLASALHEVSSEGRELKERLLSQGDHEYETQIEDLKLVIKATSEKYENMLEEARHEIDVLVSAVEQTKKHFEGSKNEWEMREASLVSYVKKMEEEVASKGKEMSRLDNLLKRTKEEAEAAWKKEAETKDSLKEVEEEVVYLQESLGEAKAESVKLKESLLDKETEFQSVVHENEDLKAKEDASLKKIEELSKLLEEAKEEEVELSETEKDYDLLPKVVEFSSENGHRSVEEKSPKVKTIDEEAPEEQHIISNGNGMEVEPKEKKEEESQADDDDEDKDDSVKVMFKMWESCQIEKKEAFPDKNLPLETQEEEEEDSSKMDENDKTSTENNVDEIGTEDQLVMEKKLKKKKTLLGKVGNLLKKKAPVNPK; from the exons ATGGCTTCGAAGACTAA AACTAGTTTGTCGGAAACTACTCCGGGAAAATCATCTCCTTCAACTCCAAGAGTAGCGAAATTGAGTAGGGCAGTGAATAAATCAGAAACCAGTTCTCCAAGCTCACGCCTTCCACTTGATCGTTCTTCACCGTCTTCAAAGTCTTCTTCCGTTGAGAGACGGTCACCAAAGGTTCCAACTCCACCAGAA AAAACTCAAGCGCGTGCAGCAGCGGCGAAAGGATCAGAACCTCCGACACGGTCGACTCTGACTCAAATCAAGGAGGATCTGAAGAAAGCTAATGAGAGGATATCATCACTGGAGAAGGAGAAAGCTAAGGCACTCGATGAACTCAAAGAAGCCCAAAAAGAGGCTGCAGAAGCAGCTCTGAAGCTGGACGACGCTCTGAAAGCTCAGAAGGAGAGTTCAGAGATCGAGAGGTTTCAAGCTGTCGAGGCAGGGATCGATGCAGCTcggaagaaagaagaagagttgaAGAAAGAACTCGAGGATGTCAAGAACCAACACGCTTCAGATTCCGCCGCTCTTGTCTCGGTTACGCATGAGCTTGAGAAGGTCAACGAAGCATTAGCTGCGGCTGATGAGGCCAAGAGCAAGGCCTTGAGTCGAGCGGATGATTCTAGCAAGACCGCTGAGATTCATGCGGAGAAAGTTGAGATCTTGTCTTCGGAGCTGACGAGGTTGAAAGCTCTGCTTGATTCGACccgagagaagaaggagatcaCAGGAGGCAGCGAAGTGGTTGCCAGACTAGAAGAGGAGATTGTGGTTTTGAAGAGAGATCTCGAGAAGGCGAGAAGGTTTGAGGATGAGGTTAAAGAGCAAGAGATGGTCATCGAGAAGCTTAACGTTGACCTCGAAGCTGCCAAGACGGGAGAGTCTCGTGCACACAGCTCATCTAAGGAGTGGAAGAGCAAAACGGAAGAACTTGAGGAACAGCTTAAAGAAGCTAACAAGCTGGAGAAATCTGCCTCTTTATCTTTGGACTCTGCGACGAAACAACTCGAAGTAAGCAATGGTAAGCTGCACGACGCAGAATCCGAGATCACTAATCTCAAGGAGAAGATCGTGACGTTGGAGACAACAGCTGCTAAACAGAAGGATGATCTCGAGGAAACCGAGAAACGGCTGAGCAGTGCAGAAGCAGAAGTAGAGAGGTTGAAGAAGGAGCTCGAAACcgcggaggaggagaagaaccGCGCTCTAGATAAGGAGCAAGACGCTTCTTTAAACGTCCAGAGGCTGTTGGAACAGAGGAAGAAGCTCTTAGCGGACCTGGAGAGCTCcaaggaggaagaggagaagagcAAGAAAGCGATGGAGAGTCTAGCCTCGGCGTTGCACGAAGTGTCGAGCGAAGGAAGGGAGCTGAAAGAGAGGCTGCTGAGCCAGGGGGACCACGAGTACGAGACGCAGATAGAAGACTTGAAGCTGGTCATCAAAGCGACGAGCGAGAAGTACGAGAACATGCTGGAGGAAGCGAGGCACGAGATCGATGTGCTCGTGAGCGCGGTGGAGCAGACCAAGAAGCATTTCGAGGGGTCGAAGAATGAGTGGGAGATGAGGGAAGCGAGTCTGGTGAGCTACGTGAAGAAAATGGAGGAGGAGGTTGCTTCCAAGGGGAAAGAGATGAGTAGGTTGGATAACTTGCTGAAGAGAACCAAGGAAGAAGCTGAGGCGGCTTGGAAGAAGGAAGCGGAGACGAAAGATAGTTTGAAAGAAGTGGAAGAGGAGGTGGTTTATCTTCAGGAGTCTCTTGGTGAGGCGAAGGCAGAGAGTGTGAAGCTGAAAGAGAGTCTGTTGGATAAAGAAACGGAGTTTCAAAGCGTGGTTCACGAGAACGAGGATCTGAAGGCAAAGGAAGATGCTTCTCTGAAGAAGATAGAGGAGTTATCGAAGTTACTAGAGGAAgcgaaggaggaggaggtggagctCAGTGAAACCGAAAAGGACTATGATTTGCTACCGAAAGTGGTTGAGTTCTCTTCTGAGAACGGTCATAGAAGTGTAGAAGAGAAGTCTCCTAAAGTCAAAACCATTGACGAGGAAGCTCCAGAAGAACAACATATCATCAGCAATGGGAATGGTATGGAGGTGGAACcaaaggagaagaaagaagaagaatctcaagctgatgatgatgatgaagacaaGGATGATTCGGTTAAAGTTATGTTCAAAATGTGGGAAAGTTGCCAAATCGAGAAGAAAGAAGCGTTTCCCGACAAGAATCTTCCACtagagactcaagaagaagaggaagaagattcaAGCAAAATGGATGAAAACGATAAAACCTCAACAGAGAACAACGTAGATGAAATCGGAACAGAAGATCAGCTTGTGATGGAGAAGaaactcaagaagaagaagactttaCTTGGTAAAGTTGGCAACCTTCTCAAGAAGAAAGCACCTGTGAACCCAAAATAA
- the LOC108815831 gene encoding myosin-binding protein 3 — MAPNTFATKLSRNTNRITVILVYAFLEWLLMLFIFLHSLFTCFLVKFASFFGLKQICLLCPKLDRILPHRNPDDRFTYRELLCPSHVAELASLGFCRTHGKLLLSESASLCSECSDREERGNVGLGFCSCCEKSLGERRYPSYLLIKSSVWGKTLVDRENRGLILEMIDDDKIGDGFEIGRGSDGFFREKAEEEEEGKRGEQQQQNGEVISDVDSYGVSLREVSEEDGLRSIHSSHFLGNEDEIHEAEPRVPENEQRDDDNDIEDVAVEGVDKTSGCVEEVEETEREVLLDDQHGSNNSEDLSVGVDTLVTGNQNEEEEETKEYPETPTSESSLLHKKLLFLPKNDYLAAEDARDVSVVAVSDTDGDDPIRTIERLRETVRSEQEALRGLYAELEEERSASAIAANQTMAMITRLQEEKAKVQMEALQYQRMMEEQAEYDQEALQLLNHLMVKREKEKEELQRELDVCRAKVLQYEKNKTKCESDDGDGDGDKKEEDNCSETDVDLEKITLDCVTHMGMLDESLSEFEEERLVILDQLKVLEDRLLTMQDKESAGEFSNSYEGESYHEHEGGLTMASMAKSLLPLLDAAENESEDDEYQEQHESVGKSVGSESEKLEIIKQVDSVYERLQVLETDGEFMKSCMSSAKDGDKGTDLLQDILQHLRDLRNIELTADTIDNQKTHEE, encoded by the exons ATGGCTCCAAACACTTTCGCCACGAAGCTAAGCAGAAACACAAACAGAATCACAGTGATCTTAGTCTACGCCTTCCTCGAATGGCTCCTCATGCTCTTCATCTTCCTCCACTCCCTCTTCACTTGCTTCCTCGTCAAGTTCGCATCTTTCTTCGGCCTCAAGCAAATCTGCCTCCTCTGCCCGAAGCTAGATCGAATCCTCCCCCACCGAAACCCGGATGACAGATTTACTTACAGAGAGCTGCTGTGTCCGAGCCACGTGGCGGAGCTCGCGAGTCTCGGTTTCTGCAGAACGCACGGGAAGCTGTTGTTATCAGAGTCGGCGAGCTTGTGCTCGGAGTGTTCGGATCGAGAGGAGAGAGGCAAcgttggtttagggttttgctCTTGCTGCGAGAAGAGCTTGGGAGAGAGACGGTACCCTAGTTACTTGCTTATCAAGTCATCGGTTTGGGGGAAGACTCTTGTGGACAGAGAGAACAGAGGATTGATCTTGGAGATGATTGACGATGACAAGATTGGAGATGGGTTCGAGATAGGGAGAGGATCTGATGGTTTCTTCAGGGAGAAGgcagaagaagaggaagaagggaagagaggagagcagcagcagcagaatGGTGAAGTGATCTCAGATGTGGATAGCTATGGTGTAAGCTTAAGAGAGGTGTCTGAAGAGGATGGGTTAAGATCTATTCACAGCAGTCATTTCCTTGGGAACGAAGATGAGATCCATGAAGCTGAACCAAGAGTTCCAGAGAATGAACAAAGGGATGATGATAATGACATTGAAGATGTTGCTGTAGAAGGTGTAGACAAAACTTCAG GATGTGTGgaagaagtagaagaaacaGAAAGAGAAGTCTTGTTGGATGATCAGCATGGAAGCAACAACAGTGAAGATCTATCTGTTGGAGTTGATACTCTTGTAACAG GTAAccaaaatgaagaagaagaagagactaAGGAGTATCCGGAAACTCCAACTTCGGAGAGTAGTTTACTCCACAAGAAACTTCTTTTTCTTCCCAAAAACGATTACTTAGCTGCTGAAGATGCAAGAGATGTGAGCGTAGTAGCAGTGAGTGATACGGACGGTGACGACCCTATAAGGACAATCGAACGTCTGAGAGAGACAGTGAGATCAGAACAAGAAGCGCTGAGAGGTTTATACGCAGAGctggaagaagaaagaagcgCGTCTGCGATAGCAGCTAACCAGACAATGGCGATGATCACGAGGCTGCAAGAGGAGAAAGCCAAAGTTCAGATGGAGGCGTTGCAGTATCAGAGAATGATGGAGGAGCAAGCCGAGTACGACCAAGAAGCCTTGCAGCTGCTGAATCATCTGATGGTTAAACGAGAGAAAGAGAAGGAAGAGCTTCAGAGAGAGCTTGATGTTTGCAGGGCCAAGGTTTTGCAGTATGAGAAGAACAAAACCAAATGCGAGTctgatgatggtgatggtgatggtgataaGAAGGAGGAGGATAACTGTTCTGAGACGGATGTGGATTTGGAGAAGATAACATTGGACTGCGTAACGCACATGGGGATGCTTGATGAGTCTTTATCAGAGTTTGAGGAAGAGAGGTTAGTGATTTTGGATCAGCTCAAGGTGTTAGAGGACAGGCTACTAACAATGCAAGACAAAGAATCTGCAGGAGAGTTCAGCAATAGTTACGAAGGAGAGAGTTATCATGAACACGAAGGAGGACTAACAATGGCATCAATGGCAAAGAGTCTGCTTCCTCTTCTAGACGCTGCAGAGAACGAATCAGAAGATGATGAGTACCAAGAACAACATGAATCAGTTGGAAAGAGTGTTGGTTCGGAAAGCGAGAAGCTAGAGatcatcaaacaagttgatAGTGTATATGAGAGGCTACAGGTGCTTGAAACAGATGGAGAGTTTATGAAGAGCTGTATGAGTTCGGCTAAGGATGGTGACAAAGGAACGGATCTTCTTCAAGATATATTGCAGCATCTTCGTGATCTCAGAAACATTGAACTCACTGCTGACACGATCGACAACCAGAAGACGCATGAGGAATGA
- the LOC108818349 gene encoding valine--tRNA ligase, chloroplastic/mitochondrial 2 isoform X2, with amino-acid sequence MLLVVEKMLASEGIKRVELGRDEFTKRVWEWKEKYGGTITNQIKRLGASCDWSRERFTLDDQLSRAVNEAFVKLHDKGLIYQGSYMVNWSPNLQTAVSDLEVEYSEEPGFLYHIKYRVAGSPDFLTIATTRPETLFGDVAIAVHPEDDRYSKYVGETAIVPMTYGRHVPIISDKYVDKDFGTGVLKISPGHDHNDYLLARKLGLPILNVMNKDGTLNDVAGLFCGLDRFAVREKLWADLEETGLAVKKEPHTSRVPRSQRGGEVIEPLVSKQWFVHMDPLAEKALLAVEKKELTIIPERFEKIYNHWLTNIKDWCISRQLWWGHRIPVWYVVGKDCEEDYIVAKNAEEALEKAHEKYGKDVEIYQDPDVLDTWFSSSLWPFSTLGWPDVSAEDFKNFYPTNMLETGHDILFFWVARMVMMGIEFTGTVPFTHVYLHGLIRDSEGRKMSKSLGNVIDPLDTIKDFGTDALRFTIALGTAGQDLNLSTERLTANKAFTNKLWNAGKFVLQSLPSLSDTSAWESLLALKLDKEETLLSLPLPECWAVSKLHILIDSVTASYEKFFFGDIGRETYEFFWSDFADWYIEASKSRLYGSGGNSDSLVSQAVLLYVFENILKLLHPFMPFVTEDLWQALPYRKEALIVSPWPQNSLPRNVESVKRFENLQALTRAIRNVRAEYSVEPVKRISASVVGSAEVVGYISKEKEVLALLSRLDLNNVHFTNTPPGDANLSVHVVASEGLEAYLPLAAMVDISSEVQRISKRLSKMQTEYDALITRLNSPKFVEKAPEEVVRGVKEKAEEAEEKIKLTKARLDFLKSTSLVSQ; translated from the exons ATGCTG TTGGTAGTCGAAAAAATGCTAGCATCAGAAGGCATTAAGAGAGTGGAGTTAGGTAGAGATGAGTTTACCAAAAGAGTCTGGGAATGGAAAGAGAA GTATGGTGGAACCATCACAAATCAGATTAAGAGACTGGGTGCTTCTTGTGATTGGAGTAGAGAGCGCTTCACTCTTGATGATCAATTGAGTC GAGCTGTGAACGAGGCATTTGTGAAGCTTCATGACAAAGGATTGATATACCAAG GATCCTACATGGTCAACTGGTCCCCCAATTTACAGACTGCTGTTTCAGACTTG GAAGTAGAATATTCGGAGGAACCTGGATTTCTATACCATATTAAATACCGTGTTGCTGGAAG TCCTGATTTTCTTACTATAGCAACAACCCGTCCGGAGACATTGTTTGGTGATGTGGCCATTGCCGTGCATCCTGAG GATGATCGTTATTCTAAGTATGTTGGTGAGACAGCCATTGTACCTATGACATATGGTCGTCATGTGCCAATTATCTCCGATAAG TATGTTGATAAGGATTTTGGGACTGGTGTTCTGAAGATAAGTCCTGGGCATGATCACAACGATTACCTTCTTGCAAGGAAGCTAGGTCTCCCCATTCTGAATGTGATGAACAAGGATGGAACACTAAATGACGTTGCTGGCTTGTTTTG tGGCCTTGACCGGTTTGCGGTGAGGGAGAAACTGTGGGCAGATCTTGAGGAGACAGGTTTAGCTGTTAAAAAGGAGCCTCATACTTCTCGAGTTCCAAGATCTCAGCGTGGTGGAGAA GTTATTGAGCCACTTGTAAGCAAACAATGGTTTGTCCACATGGATCCTTTAGCTGAGAAGGCTCTTCTTGCTGTTGAGAAAAAAGAACTTACCATCATACCTGAGAGATTTGAGAAG ATATACAATCACTGGCTGACAAATATTAAGGATTGGTGCATAAGCCGTCAGCTGTGGTGGGGGCATCGCATACCAGTTTGGTATGTGGTTGGAAAGGATTGCGAGGAGGACTACATAGTTGCCAAAAATGCTGAAGAAGCCCTTGAGAAAGCCCATGAGAAGTATGGAAAAGATGTTGAAATATATCAGGATCCAGATGTTCTTGACACCTGGTTTTCCAG CTCATTGTGGCCATTCAGCACCCTTGGCTGGCCTGATGTCTCAGCAGAGGATTTCAAAAACTTTTACCCTACAAATATGTTAGAAACAGG GCATGACATACTATTTTTCTGGGTAGCAAGAATGGTTATGATGGGAATAGAATTTACAGGGACCGTTCCATTTACTCATGTCTACCTTCACGGACTTATACGGGACTCTGAA gggaGAAAAATGTCAAAATCTCTTGGGAATGTGATTGATCCGCTTGACACAATCAAAGATTTTGGCACTGATGCTCTGAGATTTACGATTGCACTAGGAACAGCTGGTCAG GATCTGAACTTATCAACTGAAAGGTTAACTGCAAATAAAGCGTTCACCAACAAACTATGGAATGCTGGAAAGTTTGTGCTCCAGAGTCTGCCTAGTCTCAGCGATACATCTGCTTGGGAGAGTTTGCTGGCCCTCAAG CTTGACAAAGAGGAAACCCTGCTCAGTTTACCCTTACCTGAATGTTGGGCG GTGTCAAAACTCCATATTCTCATTGATTCCGTCACAGCAAGCTATGAGAAGTTCTTCTTTGGGGATATAGGAAGAGAAACATATGAATTCTTTTGGAGTGACTTTGCTGATTG GTATATTGAAGCCAGCAAATCTAGACTCTATGGATCTGGAGGCAATTCAGATTCTCTTGTTTCTCAGGCAGTTCTGTTATATGTCTTCGAGAATATACTTAAGCTGTTGCATCCATTCATGCCGTTTGTAACCGAGGATCTATGGCAG GCACTACCCTACAGGAAAGAAGCGCTCATTGTATCTCCCTGGCCACAAAATTCACTTCCAAGAAACGTTGAATCAGTAAAAAGATTCGAGAATCTACAAGCTCTG ACAAGAGCAATTAGAAATGTACGAGCAGAGTATTCAGTAGAACCGGTAAAGCGTATATCTGCCTCAGTTGTTGGAAGTGCAGAGGTTGTTGGATACATCTCG AAAGAAAAGGAGGTGTTAGCTCTTTTATCAAGGCTTGACTTAAACAATGTCCACTTTACCAACACCCCTCctg GTGATGCAAATCTCTCGGTCCACGTTGTAGCCAGTGAAGGACTAGAGGCGTATCTACCACTTGCTGCCATGGTTGATATATCTTCTGAAGTCCAACGCATTTCCAAACGTCTCTCCAAGATGCAAACTGAATATGACGCCCTCATCACTCGCCTTAATTCACCAAAG TTTGTGGAGAAAGCTCCAGAAGAAGTGGTGAGAGGTGTGAAGGAGAAAgcagaagaagcagaagagaaAATAAAGCTGACCAAAGCTAGGCTTGATTTTCTCAAGTCCACTTCTTTAGTGTCTCAGTGA
- the LOC108818349 gene encoding valine--tRNA ligase, chloroplastic/mitochondrial 2 isoform X1 has product MILQTGFSLPTTTTTFLSPSSPHRLNTLFFTHRRRRLVPPSRLGSCFSKRSFSLCGVAASGNNVFTSPETSKSFDFASEEKIYKWWESQGYFKPSFDQGGGSPFVIPMPPPNVTGSLHMGHAMFVTLEDIMVRYNRMRGRPTLWLPGTDHAGIATQLVVEKMLASEGIKRVELGRDEFTKRVWEWKEKYGGTITNQIKRLGASCDWSRERFTLDDQLSRAVNEAFVKLHDKGLIYQGSYMVNWSPNLQTAVSDLEVEYSEEPGFLYHIKYRVAGSPDFLTIATTRPETLFGDVAIAVHPEDDRYSKYVGETAIVPMTYGRHVPIISDKYVDKDFGTGVLKISPGHDHNDYLLARKLGLPILNVMNKDGTLNDVAGLFCGLDRFAVREKLWADLEETGLAVKKEPHTSRVPRSQRGGEVIEPLVSKQWFVHMDPLAEKALLAVEKKELTIIPERFEKIYNHWLTNIKDWCISRQLWWGHRIPVWYVVGKDCEEDYIVAKNAEEALEKAHEKYGKDVEIYQDPDVLDTWFSSSLWPFSTLGWPDVSAEDFKNFYPTNMLETGHDILFFWVARMVMMGIEFTGTVPFTHVYLHGLIRDSEGRKMSKSLGNVIDPLDTIKDFGTDALRFTIALGTAGQDLNLSTERLTANKAFTNKLWNAGKFVLQSLPSLSDTSAWESLLALKLDKEETLLSLPLPECWAVSKLHILIDSVTASYEKFFFGDIGRETYEFFWSDFADWYIEASKSRLYGSGGNSDSLVSQAVLLYVFENILKLLHPFMPFVTEDLWQALPYRKEALIVSPWPQNSLPRNVESVKRFENLQALTRAIRNVRAEYSVEPVKRISASVVGSAEVVGYISKEKEVLALLSRLDLNNVHFTNTPPGDANLSVHVVASEGLEAYLPLAAMVDISSEVQRISKRLSKMQTEYDALITRLNSPKFVEKAPEEVVRGVKEKAEEAEEKIKLTKARLDFLKSTSLVSQ; this is encoded by the exons ATGATTCTCCAGACGGGCTTCTCTCTACCTACGACTACTACAACGTTTCTGTCTCCCTCTTCTCCTCACCGGCTCAACACTCTCTTCTTCACTCACCGACGACGTCGATTAGTTCCTCCGTCACGTTTGGGTTCATGTTTCTCGAAACGTAGCTTTTCCCTGTGTGGTG TTGCTGCTTCAGGAAATAATGTCTTTACTTCTCCCGAGACATCCAAGAGCTTTGATTTTGCCTCCGAGGAGAAAATCTACAAATG GTGGGAGTCGCAAGGGTACTTCAAACCAAGTTTCGACCAAGGTGGAGGCAGCCCTTTTGTGATACCTATGCCACCTCCTAATGTCACTGGCTCTCTCCACATGGGTCATGCCATGTTTGTCACTCTTGAG GATATTATGGTTCGATATAATAGGATGAGAGGGAGGCCAACGCTTTGGCTTCCAGGGACTGATCATGCTGGTATTGCCACTCAG TTGGTAGTCGAAAAAATGCTAGCATCAGAAGGCATTAAGAGAGTGGAGTTAGGTAGAGATGAGTTTACCAAAAGAGTCTGGGAATGGAAAGAGAA GTATGGTGGAACCATCACAAATCAGATTAAGAGACTGGGTGCTTCTTGTGATTGGAGTAGAGAGCGCTTCACTCTTGATGATCAATTGAGTC GAGCTGTGAACGAGGCATTTGTGAAGCTTCATGACAAAGGATTGATATACCAAG GATCCTACATGGTCAACTGGTCCCCCAATTTACAGACTGCTGTTTCAGACTTG GAAGTAGAATATTCGGAGGAACCTGGATTTCTATACCATATTAAATACCGTGTTGCTGGAAG TCCTGATTTTCTTACTATAGCAACAACCCGTCCGGAGACATTGTTTGGTGATGTGGCCATTGCCGTGCATCCTGAG GATGATCGTTATTCTAAGTATGTTGGTGAGACAGCCATTGTACCTATGACATATGGTCGTCATGTGCCAATTATCTCCGATAAG TATGTTGATAAGGATTTTGGGACTGGTGTTCTGAAGATAAGTCCTGGGCATGATCACAACGATTACCTTCTTGCAAGGAAGCTAGGTCTCCCCATTCTGAATGTGATGAACAAGGATGGAACACTAAATGACGTTGCTGGCTTGTTTTG tGGCCTTGACCGGTTTGCGGTGAGGGAGAAACTGTGGGCAGATCTTGAGGAGACAGGTTTAGCTGTTAAAAAGGAGCCTCATACTTCTCGAGTTCCAAGATCTCAGCGTGGTGGAGAA GTTATTGAGCCACTTGTAAGCAAACAATGGTTTGTCCACATGGATCCTTTAGCTGAGAAGGCTCTTCTTGCTGTTGAGAAAAAAGAACTTACCATCATACCTGAGAGATTTGAGAAG ATATACAATCACTGGCTGACAAATATTAAGGATTGGTGCATAAGCCGTCAGCTGTGGTGGGGGCATCGCATACCAGTTTGGTATGTGGTTGGAAAGGATTGCGAGGAGGACTACATAGTTGCCAAAAATGCTGAAGAAGCCCTTGAGAAAGCCCATGAGAAGTATGGAAAAGATGTTGAAATATATCAGGATCCAGATGTTCTTGACACCTGGTTTTCCAG CTCATTGTGGCCATTCAGCACCCTTGGCTGGCCTGATGTCTCAGCAGAGGATTTCAAAAACTTTTACCCTACAAATATGTTAGAAACAGG GCATGACATACTATTTTTCTGGGTAGCAAGAATGGTTATGATGGGAATAGAATTTACAGGGACCGTTCCATTTACTCATGTCTACCTTCACGGACTTATACGGGACTCTGAA gggaGAAAAATGTCAAAATCTCTTGGGAATGTGATTGATCCGCTTGACACAATCAAAGATTTTGGCACTGATGCTCTGAGATTTACGATTGCACTAGGAACAGCTGGTCAG GATCTGAACTTATCAACTGAAAGGTTAACTGCAAATAAAGCGTTCACCAACAAACTATGGAATGCTGGAAAGTTTGTGCTCCAGAGTCTGCCTAGTCTCAGCGATACATCTGCTTGGGAGAGTTTGCTGGCCCTCAAG CTTGACAAAGAGGAAACCCTGCTCAGTTTACCCTTACCTGAATGTTGGGCG GTGTCAAAACTCCATATTCTCATTGATTCCGTCACAGCAAGCTATGAGAAGTTCTTCTTTGGGGATATAGGAAGAGAAACATATGAATTCTTTTGGAGTGACTTTGCTGATTG GTATATTGAAGCCAGCAAATCTAGACTCTATGGATCTGGAGGCAATTCAGATTCTCTTGTTTCTCAGGCAGTTCTGTTATATGTCTTCGAGAATATACTTAAGCTGTTGCATCCATTCATGCCGTTTGTAACCGAGGATCTATGGCAG GCACTACCCTACAGGAAAGAAGCGCTCATTGTATCTCCCTGGCCACAAAATTCACTTCCAAGAAACGTTGAATCAGTAAAAAGATTCGAGAATCTACAAGCTCTG ACAAGAGCAATTAGAAATGTACGAGCAGAGTATTCAGTAGAACCGGTAAAGCGTATATCTGCCTCAGTTGTTGGAAGTGCAGAGGTTGTTGGATACATCTCG AAAGAAAAGGAGGTGTTAGCTCTTTTATCAAGGCTTGACTTAAACAATGTCCACTTTACCAACACCCCTCctg GTGATGCAAATCTCTCGGTCCACGTTGTAGCCAGTGAAGGACTAGAGGCGTATCTACCACTTGCTGCCATGGTTGATATATCTTCTGAAGTCCAACGCATTTCCAAACGTCTCTCCAAGATGCAAACTGAATATGACGCCCTCATCACTCGCCTTAATTCACCAAAG TTTGTGGAGAAAGCTCCAGAAGAAGTGGTGAGAGGTGTGAAGGAGAAAgcagaagaagcagaagagaaAATAAAGCTGACCAAAGCTAGGCTTGATTTTCTCAAGTCCACTTCTTTAGTGTCTCAGTGA